ttctttttacttagCCAACAAGAGACAATCTTTGTTCAATGCTTAGCTCTTACTTCTCGTTTCCCCTTCCCCACTATCTTATTGATTcttcttatcatttttttttcttttcttttcttttctttttttttttttttttagggggAAGGAGTCAAAGACCACAATCtagagctttcttttctttttattctaaggtccctaaggcttttcttatcaATCTACACTCTTTTGTTCATCTTTCTCAACTTTCTCACTATCCAAACCCAAGATACAAGCTTATAAAGGACATAAACCCAACCATcatcctagaagctagctcaaatcatgatcctatgctagcaagagatgagaacaaatccatgtcgcctccaatactctcaagattttgcacatgacaagctatcaGAAAAGGCCTCACTCATGCAAATCAATGTTGGCTTCAAAGAAAGGTAAGGGTTCAAGGGTGAGGGAGtaccatttgggttaacaaagagtggtacaatggaaaaagataacccaaatgtgtatgggaaccatgatcaagtatgcaaatgcCCATAAGTGAGAGAAATTAAGTTCATTTAAGCCTAAGTTCAGTTCGGAGCTGGTTTTCAGTACAATGTCAATGACAAGCAAGCATacaagtttcaagaagagttttcaaggcacgaAGCATGCAAGGCTTTCAAGAGATGCACAAGCTACTTGATATGCTTAACTAGGGTGTCAAATTCAGTGCAAACAAGTGTTCTTTACAAGGCATTATCAATAGCTGCTCCATATGCAAGTGAATGCAATCTATatgatctagactcaatcctaagaatgcaagtgatgcaactacatgattctttatgcatttttcaatttttttttttaatttttatggttttttctatgcatatatgaatgtacaatgcaatgcatgagactcacaatcaacaaaacaaacatgattaaatacttggtacctcccccaaacttaaatcacacagtctctgtgtgaataagagagaagaagataccgaaaatatgataaaagcaaTGGTATGTACAAAGAAGGGTTGGAGTGATACCTCAAGTGGAGAGTGAAGTGTGGTAATGGGTGTCTAGAGCTTGAGCTTTGAGCTGGCCTGAAACTTCTGCcacacttattgaaaacataaagaaatgaaatagcaaatttatatacaaggataaccatgggaattcctcccaagtgagcttgttttgagtcactagcttgactaccttttctcttgtactagtgagaaggaggatccttccctccttcaagagtgatggtgaggaccTGAGAGAGGAGCTCTTGAAGCTTGATGGGGTCGTTTTGAAGCTGAGGAGTGATGATGGcccttgcacttgagaatggcttGGACCTGCCTTTGCACTTGATCTTGTACTCAATGGCTCCATTCTTGAGCTTCATTGGGTGGAGAGTGAGAGTGTGAGGAGTCTTATCAAGAGGTGGAGAATGAGTttctttcactatcttcttcatgtcATGAGCAGCCTTTGTGGCTCTACTCACCTCCTCCTTtttagcactttccaagtgctcaaCACATAGCTCTCGAGAAGACTCTCCAATAAGACCTTCTTCCTTACAAACAACCAACTTCAGCTTGGGTATTCTCAATGGATGGTTCTTCACAAGTGATTGTTCCACAATACCCAACATCCATTGAAGACTGAATTGGGTAGGAGACAGCTTTGTTCACATTGAGGAGTGTGACCTTCTTGTTTGGGAAGTCAATGCAAGCTCCAACTGTTGTGAGAAATGGAGTGCCAAGGATCAAAGGAACTCTCTTCTCAGTTGCCATCTTCAGAACAGTAAGGTCTATAGGAATTgtgcatgctccaatcttcaaagGGAAATCCTTGATGAGGCCAATGGGGGTTGTAGAAGATGAATCCCCAAACATGAGAGAAGATGTGTTTGGCTCCATGCTCTCAATACCAAGACTTTTCACCATTTCCATtgagatcacattcacacttgcaccagaatcaaccaaAGCATCATTCATAGTGATCTtaccaagggagcaagacaatgtGAACTTCCCTTGAGACTCTAGCTTAGGGAGGGACTGTGGAGGGActggtggatcaatcttcaAAATGGAGATGTCCAAAAGCTCAGCCACTTCTGCTTGGTGGTGTAGAATGTCCTTGATGAGCATCATTTGGACATGAGCTTCACGCATACCAGAGATTTCTGGGAGCCTGACCCCAACATCACTAAGATCTTTTctgaacttggagataaccttcttctgagctttggtgaggaccCTTTGTGGAAATGGGAGTGGGACCTCATATGGTGGTAGCTCAACCTCAGGAGCTTCTTCCAGCTTGGTCTCTTTCAGTTTGTGGTCAGCTCTCCTTTCTACCGGTTTCTCAGCCTtaggctcagctctctgcaAATTCGTTGCTTTAACCTTCCTTTCAGCTTGTACCTGAACCCTTTCCATAACTTTATCCACCATCTGTGCTTCAGCGGTTGCTACAACCAATTTTTCAACTTTCCCAAACACTAGCTTCtcaatctcatctacctctttctcataatcactcagctcaatctctgaagaagtagtagagatgataacattgcaagactccttGGGATTCTTTTCTGGTTTCCCTGGTAGAGATCCCATTGAGCTCTTGGAAGATGATGGCATAGAGGCGACCTGACTCTCCAAAGTGTTGAAGCGAGATGCAAGTTGTaagaacttgttgttgaggtcAGAGTAGTTCCCATCAATCTTTGTGTGGATGTTCTTGAACTCATAAACCATTGTCTTCTCATTTCTGGCTTGAAATTCCAAGAGTTTCTTGAACATAGAATCCACACTTGAATCTGAAGCTGGAGCTTGAGAAGAACTGCCTTGAGCTTGAGTAGACTGATTACTTTGGTTGCTGAAACTAGGAGGGTAGCTTTGCGTGGCCTGGTATCCTCCTTGCTGATTGTTGTAGTGAGGTCTTTGCTGGTAGTTGTTTTGGTATTGAAAGTTTGGCTCTTTCCTATACCAGGTGCCATTAGAATTGATGAAGCACAGCTCCTCTTGGCTTTCTAATCCATCAACCTCCTTGATCCCTGCATGCTGCTTTTGTTTCTGGTCCCCAACAGAGTTCAACTGCCCTTGCTTAGCCTTCTCTTTGATAAGCATGTCTAGCTTATCTTGGAGAGACTTAATCTCCTTCCTTGTGTGCTGATCATCACTTCTGTTGGCCCTGTCGTGCTCCCCACTGTAGACTGAGTCACTCTTCACCATGTTCTCaaccagctcctctgcatcctcTTCAGTTCTGCCTAGGAAGAATCCATTGCTTGATGTGTCTAATCTGGCTCTATACTCAGGTAGAGCACccctgtagaatgtgctcagcaagctttCCTTtgtgaatccatggtgtggacactgAGACCAATAGCCCTTAAACCTCTCCCATGCTTCACTAAAGCTCTCAAGGTTCTTCTGCTGGAAGGTAGAGATTTCATTCCTTATCTTGGCTGTCCTGTAGGCAGAGAAGAAGTTCTCTAAGAATGCTCTCTTGCAATCATCCCAGGTAGTGATGGAATCACTTGGAAGAGTCTTCTCCCATTGGTGTGCTTTATCTCCCAAAGAAAAAGGGAACAACTTGAGCTTGAAGGCATCTTCAGAAACACCATTTATCTTGGACAAACTACAATATCTGTCAAACTTGTCCAAGTGATCATATGGATCTTCAGCAGTAAggccatgatacttgttgttctctatggtaTTGAGcagccctgacttgatctcaaagttgttgttctccacagctggtgctctgattcccaacctatgaccataaatgtgagggcgatcataggttccaatggcgcgagcttggcgctgtgggtgttgtggtcgaaggttggcagctccttgaccatttccctcttgggCAGCTTCCAAGGGGATCTCTCCAGCCTGATTCAGGTTCTGATGATGAGCCATCTCAAAACCCAATCTGTCTaaatgagcctgttgctcctcctctctccttctccgtctattctctctttccaaagtTCTGATGTCTGGTACTAAtggagtgaggtttgtagtgcctctacttctcaagttcatacacctgaaatgcaaaaagaggaagaagcagagccaatatcacaataaaaataaaaatgacttagtctcaagcaagtgactaaatcccaatgtcaaaatcaacttagaacttggcaacggcgccaatttgataacaggaCTTTTCAAAGGTCCCTAAC
This window of the Raphanus sativus cultivar WK10039 unplaced genomic scaffold, ASM80110v3 Scaffold4153, whole genome shotgun sequence genome carries:
- the LOC130507199 gene encoding uncharacterized protein LOC130507199; this translates as MAHHQNLNQAGEIPLEAAQEGNENNKYHGLTAEDPYDHLDKFDRYCSLSKINGVSEDAFKLKLFPFSLGDKAHQWEKTLPSDSITTWDDCKRAFLENFFSAYRTAKIRNEISTFQQKNLESFSEAWERFKGYWSQCPHHGFTKESLLSTFYRGALPEYRARLDTSSNGFFLGRTEEDAEELVENMVKSDSVYSGEHDRANRSDDQHTRKEIKSLQDKLDMLIKEKAKQGQLNSVGDQKQKQHAGIKEVDGLESQEELCFINSNGTWYRKEPNFQYQNNYQQRPHYNNQQGGYQATQSYPPSFSNQSNQSTQAQGSSSQAPASDSSVDSMFKKLLEFQARNEKTMVYEFKNIHTKIDGNYSDLNNKFLQLASRFNTLESQVASMPSSSKSSMGSLPGKPEKNPKESCNVDEIEKLVFGKVEKLVVATAEAQMVDKVMERVQVQAERKVKATNLQRAEPKAEKPVERRADHKLKETKLEEAPEVELPPYEVPLPFPQRVLTKAQKKVISKFRKDLSDVGVRLPEISGMREAHVQMMLIKDILHHQAEVAELLDISILKIDPPVPPQSLPKLESQGKFTLSCSLGKITMNDALVDSGASVNVISMEMVKSLGIESMEPNTSSLMFGDSSSTTPIGLIKDFPLKIGACTIPIDLTVLKMATEKRVPLILGTPFLTTVGACIDFPNKKVTLLNVNKAVSYPIQSSMDEEGLIGESSRELCVEHLESAKKEEVSRATKAAHDMKKIVKETHSPPLDKTPHTLTLHPMKLKNGAIEYKIKCKGRSKPFSSARAIITPQLQNDPIKLQELLSQ